In Burkholderia sp. GAS332, one DNA window encodes the following:
- a CDS encoding Glycine-zipper containing OmpA-like membrane domain-containing protein: MSRKLEVRRENGGRLAYHDAKSIAAGLLAQRQANSTLTVRVHDGLIESEDTNIMKLLRITRIALPLGLIAIALTGCAVIPPTGPSIVALPPSGKPIGVFQQEDYACRDYAFRSDDRAAPAHSEIPNGVGSTAIGTVGGAAAGALLGAAAGDAGVGAAIGAGVGLLFGGAAGANGAQATSAGLQAQYNAAYAQCMASKGNSISQPAVYTTVPVAYAPSAIVYGYP; the protein is encoded by the coding sequence ATGAGCAGAAAGTTAGAGGTACGCCGGGAAAACGGCGGCCGGCTAGCCTATCACGACGCCAAAAGCATCGCCGCAGGCCTGCTTGCCCAGCGTCAAGCTAATTCAACGCTAACTGTGCGTGTTCATGATGGCCTCATCGAATCGGAGGACACAAACATCATGAAGCTCTTAAGAATCACACGCATCGCCTTACCCCTGGGCTTAATCGCCATTGCGCTCACCGGCTGCGCGGTCATTCCGCCGACTGGCCCATCCATCGTCGCATTGCCGCCAAGCGGCAAACCGATCGGCGTGTTCCAGCAGGAAGACTACGCATGCAGGGACTACGCCTTCCGCTCGGACGATCGCGCCGCACCGGCTCACAGCGAAATACCGAACGGCGTCGGCAGCACTGCGATCGGAACCGTGGGCGGAGCGGCGGCTGGCGCGCTGCTCGGCGCCGCGGCGGGCGACGCGGGCGTCGGCGCAGCGATCGGTGCGGGCGTGGGGCTGCTGTTTGGCGGTGCCGCCGGTGCAAACGGCGCGCAAGCCACCTCGGCCGGTCTGCAGGCGCAGTACAACGCAGCCTACGCGCAATGCATGGCCTCAAAGGGCAACAGTATTTCTCAACCGGCCGTCTATACGACGGTTCCGGTCGCGTACGCACCGAGCGCCATCGTTTACGGCTACCCGTGA